The Mucilaginibacter yixingensis genome window below encodes:
- a CDS encoding heavy metal-binding domain-containing protein has product MRKIIFGAVVLAALLSACNNTVKQKKNVVSEQKKTEIAGRYTCTMHPDVLKDKPGVCPKCGMDLVEKDN; this is encoded by the coding sequence ATGAGAAAGATCATATTTGGCGCTGTTGTTTTAGCCGCATTGTTAAGCGCTTGTAACAACACTGTCAAACAGAAAAAAAATGTGGTATCAGAGCAAAAAAAGACTGAAATTGCGGGCCGTTATACCTGCACCATGCATCCTGATGTGTTAAAAGACAAACCAGGTGTTTGCCCGAAATGTGGTATGGATCTGGTTGAAAAAGACAATTAA
- a CDS encoding PepSY-associated TM helix domain-containing protein, whose product MSGSFKKRFYKWHRICGLIALVPVMCWTLSGLSHPFMSNWFRPFIAHETFKPLTLDKLAPKLTLQQVLQQNKVDSLRNFGLVKLNGQTCYQILGADSAYTYYSASTGFILADADKQYAIQLARYFTQDSVSAIKSAVLQTKFDDWYQPINHLLPVWKISLNRPDGMDVYVETGQSRMGTFNNNTRKTFLWVFEQLHTWDWLAKLFGDRVRLIVLMVIVVAMFAAMLSGLIVYGLFWSRFKDLSQKRKRDSREDRRFVHRFHRQLGLIVSFVMFTFLLSAGIHIGVKLYNNKPVPADFKQIIRTSDLSVDNLHLQMPDSLIRKTSLVKFNGRTYYQVNTAKKQVIYLDAANGAELKNGNRQFAAYLAGYYSGAKHPADSIVHIRQFTEEYGFINKRLPVEQVRYPGKDDWYIETTTQKLATHVAGPDRFDGFSFIFLHKYFGMAWAGKDVRDIVSMLAALGVLVVSLFGFAAFTKNR is encoded by the coding sequence ATGAGCGGCTCATTTAAAAAGCGATTCTACAAATGGCACCGCATCTGCGGTTTAATTGCGCTGGTACCTGTAATGTGCTGGACACTGAGTGGACTTTCGCATCCGTTTATGTCCAACTGGTTTCGTCCGTTCATAGCGCACGAAACTTTTAAGCCCCTGACGTTGGATAAGCTGGCGCCGAAATTGACGCTGCAACAAGTACTGCAACAAAATAAAGTAGACAGCCTTCGCAATTTCGGGCTGGTAAAACTGAATGGGCAAACCTGTTATCAGATATTAGGTGCAGATAGCGCTTATACTTATTACTCGGCCTCAACAGGTTTTATTTTGGCTGACGCCGATAAACAATACGCCATCCAGTTAGCGCGATACTTTACGCAGGATAGTGTATCCGCCATAAAATCAGCTGTTTTACAAACTAAGTTTGATGATTGGTATCAGCCTATCAATCATTTGTTGCCAGTGTGGAAGATCAGCCTTAACCGGCCCGATGGGATGGATGTTTATGTAGAGACCGGTCAGTCGCGCATGGGGACGTTTAACAATAACACCCGCAAAACTTTCTTGTGGGTATTTGAGCAATTGCATACCTGGGATTGGCTGGCCAAACTATTTGGTGACCGCGTGCGGCTGATCGTTTTGATGGTAATTGTGGTTGCCATGTTCGCCGCCATGCTTAGCGGATTGATTGTTTACGGTTTGTTTTGGAGTCGATTTAAAGATCTCAGTCAAAAGCGAAAAAGAGATAGTAGGGAAGATCGGCGCTTTGTGCATCGCTTTCACCGTCAGCTAGGGTTGATCGTTTCTTTTGTGATGTTTACGTTTTTGCTGAGCGCCGGTATCCACATCGGCGTGAAACTGTATAACAATAAGCCTGTTCCGGCAGATTTTAAGCAGATCATTCGTACTTCAGATTTGAGTGTTGATAATCTTCACCTGCAAATGCCGGATAGTTTGATCCGCAAAACATCGCTGGTTAAATTTAATGGACGGACTTATTACCAGGTGAACACTGCAAAAAAACAAGTTATCTATCTGGATGCAGCCAATGGAGCTGAACTAAAAAATGGCAACAGGCAATTTGCCGCATATTTGGCCGGTTATTACAGCGGAGCAAAGCATCCGGCTGATTCTATCGTTCATATCAGGCAATTTACTGAAGAATACGGCTTCATCAACAAGCGTTTGCCGGTAGAGCAGGTGCGCTACCCAGGTAAGGACGATTGGTACATAGAGACCACCACACAAAAGCTGGCGACCCACGTGGCCGGACCTGATAGGTTTGACGGTTTTTCGTTTATATTTTTGCATAAGTATTTTGGCATGGCTTGGGCGGGCAAAGATGTACGAGATATAGTGAGTATGTTGGCTGCTTTGGGGGTATTGGTGGTTAGTTTGTTTGGCTTTGCGGCCTTTACTAAAAACAGATAG
- a CDS encoding TonB-dependent receptor, producing the protein MKQFILLLCLLIAGALVKAQSTIKGMVTDARTHEALPGVKISAINSGKPQLFTTTDAKGKFRIAPNTKTDTLRFEMIGYTAQNIALNDRANFNISIEPSAVDLQPVIISASREQQSRKSAPIAISKISQTQIQDTKATALYQLLNKVSGVYMVNLGNEQHTMAIRQPITYNALYLYMEDGLPIRPTGIFNHNSLYEINMNGVKDVEVIKGPASSLYGSNSIGGAVNFITQNPPSGYVGDVAIQGDSYRYRRIDADGGTTNGKFGIYAGGYVASQQNSWQDYSNFDKYSGNLKTTYDFDNSTKLTTSATYNYLYTQTPGSLDSAHFYNRSYGSNQRFTYRKVNAFRASARLDHSWNEHSNTFFTLFYRDNSTAQLPSYYIADVRNSSGAYVSSNGQVNDQRFHSLGFLTQHRTDFDFLNSRLIVGAYLDDSPSSYYAQYLNIQKDVANNYYTGFTNTGNYIDNYRIKLFNYAGYAQYEMKPTEALRIVAGLRYDHVHYNFINGLPPTNTKYKQQETSNFNIVAPKLGLTYDLGNNKGLYANYSVGFQPPETGDLYSSRQQTPLKQATFNNYEVGGWFTALDKKMYAEVSLYDLEGRNEIITQLLPDNTTQNQNAGATRHRGVEYSVVYAPVNALSARVSGTNAWHTYLDYSEVRTNYATNSSYTLVYNGKRMANAPNWTVNTELTYKPVFINGFYISGEWQHLGKYFTDPANTKTYPGFNIYNMRMGYHFRRDRLKGTSIWFNMLNVTNKLYATTVTSNQYGDTYNAAPPRTATLGVSYALSKY; encoded by the coding sequence ATGAAGCAATTTATCCTATTGCTTTGCCTGCTTATTGCTGGGGCTTTGGTAAAGGCGCAAAGCACAATCAAAGGTATGGTGACTGATGCCCGAACGCACGAAGCGTTACCTGGCGTGAAAATATCGGCCATAAACAGCGGCAAACCACAATTATTTACTACAACCGATGCTAAAGGTAAATTTCGCATCGCCCCGAATACAAAAACAGATACCCTGAGGTTTGAAATGATAGGTTACACGGCGCAGAACATCGCGCTAAACGATCGTGCTAATTTCAACATCAGCATAGAACCCTCGGCTGTTGATCTGCAACCGGTTATTATTTCTGCCAGCAGGGAGCAGCAATCGCGCAAGAGTGCGCCGATTGCCATTAGCAAGATCAGCCAAACCCAGATTCAGGATACCAAGGCTACTGCGCTTTATCAGTTACTCAATAAAGTATCAGGGGTTTACATGGTTAACCTGGGTAATGAGCAGCATACCATGGCCATTCGCCAACCAATTACCTATAATGCCTTGTATTTGTACATGGAAGATGGCCTGCCCATTCGCCCGACGGGAATTTTTAACCACAACTCGCTTTATGAGATCAATATGAATGGCGTAAAAGATGTTGAGGTGATCAAAGGTCCGGCGTCATCGCTTTATGGTAGCAACTCTATCGGTGGGGCTGTTAACTTTATTACACAAAATCCGCCATCGGGTTATGTAGGTGATGTAGCTATTCAGGGTGATAGCTACCGTTACCGCCGTATTGACGCGGATGGTGGCACCACTAACGGCAAGTTTGGTATTTATGCTGGTGGCTATGTGGCCAGTCAGCAAAATAGTTGGCAGGATTACTCCAACTTTGATAAGTATTCGGGCAACCTGAAAACCACTTATGATTTTGATAACAGTACTAAATTAACTACTTCAGCCACTTACAACTATCTGTACACCCAGACGCCCGGCAGTCTGGACAGCGCACATTTTTACAATCGCAGTTATGGCAGTAACCAGCGATTTACCTATCGCAAGGTAAATGCTTTCAGAGCGAGTGCACGGTTAGATCATAGTTGGAATGAACACAGCAATACGTTTTTTACGCTGTTTTATCGCGATAATTCTACCGCGCAATTACCTAGCTACTACATTGCTGATGTGCGTAACAGCAGTGGTGCCTACGTAAGCTCAAACGGGCAGGTAAATGATCAGCGTTTCCATAGTCTGGGTTTTCTGACTCAACATCGTACTGATTTTGATTTCCTGAACTCGCGCTTGATTGTGGGGGCTTACCTGGATGATAGTCCGAGCAGCTACTACGCGCAATATCTCAATATTCAAAAAGATGTTGCCAATAATTACTATACCGGCTTCACCAATACGGGTAATTATATCGATAACTATCGCATCAAATTATTCAATTATGCCGGTTATGCCCAATATGAAATGAAGCCGACTGAAGCGCTACGCATTGTCGCTGGTTTGCGTTATGATCATGTGCACTACAATTTTATCAATGGATTACCGCCAACAAATACCAAATACAAGCAGCAAGAGACCAGCAATTTTAACATTGTAGCACCAAAGTTGGGTTTGACGTATGATCTGGGTAATAATAAAGGCTTGTATGCCAATTACAGCGTAGGCTTCCAGCCGCCTGAAACAGGCGATCTGTATTCATCGCGCCAGCAAACCCCTTTAAAACAAGCCACTTTCAACAATTATGAGGTAGGGGGATGGTTTACCGCTCTAGACAAAAAGATGTATGCCGAAGTGAGCCTATATGACCTGGAAGGTCGCAATGAGATCATTACTCAGCTACTGCCAGATAATACTACGCAAAACCAGAATGCTGGTGCTACCCGTCACCGTGGGGTAGAGTACAGCGTGGTTTATGCACCAGTTAACGCATTGAGCGCCCGTGTAAGTGGCACCAACGCCTGGCATACTTATTTAGACTACAGCGAGGTGCGTACCAACTACGCCACCAACAGTAGCTACACGCTGGTTTATAACGGCAAACGCATGGCCAACGCACCCAACTGGACGGTCAATACCGAACTGACCTACAAACCTGTGTTCATCAACGGTTTTTATATCTCTGGCGAGTGGCAGCATTTGGGTAAATACTTTACAGATCCGGCTAATACTAAAACTTACCCTGGTTTTAATATTTATAATATGCGCATGGGCTATCATTTTAGGAGGGATAGATTGAAAGGCACCAGCATTTGGTTTAATATGCTCAATGTAACCAATAAACTGTATGCCACCACGGTAACCAGTAACCAATATGGCGATACCTACAATGCTGCGCCGCCACGCACGGCTACATTAGGCGTCAGCTATGCACTATCAAAATATTAA
- a CDS encoding DinB family protein, producing MKNYFLRLFGYDHTTNLKMLDAIAAADQTGKSVQLLAHLLAAQQVWLCRCKREPAPGGALWPDWPLEDLKTIADSNYKAWTDFLNQTDDFEQQVDYKNSRGESFTNQLTDVLAHLINHGTHHRAQVGQQLKFNADVNLPPTDYIFYIREQQS from the coding sequence ATGAAAAACTATTTTCTCCGCCTATTTGGGTACGATCACACTACCAATTTAAAGATGCTGGATGCTATCGCGGCTGCTGATCAGACAGGTAAATCGGTGCAGTTACTGGCTCATTTACTGGCTGCTCAGCAAGTATGGCTATGTCGCTGCAAAAGAGAGCCGGCACCGGGTGGCGCGCTTTGGCCTGACTGGCCATTAGAAGATCTGAAGACAATAGCCGATAGTAATTATAAAGCCTGGACTGATTTTTTGAACCAAACCGATGATTTTGAACAACAAGTAGACTATAAAAACTCGCGCGGTGAAAGTTTTACCAATCAATTAACGGATGTGCTGGCGCATCTTATCAACCATGGTACACATCACCGGGCACAGGTGGGGCAACAATTAAAGTTTAATGCCGATGTAAATTTGCCGCCAACTGATTACATTTTTTATATCAGAGAACAGCAAAGTTAG
- a CDS encoding type III polyketide synthase: MPYIASAAKIDFEHKADQQQVKERVREMFAPTFPQIERLIAAFDNTEIITRNFCQPLNWYNQPLSFEQRNNAYIEISLENSIIALEQACERAGVTPDQLTDIYFVSTTGLATPSIDARIINKMGLNPNINRTPIWGLGCAGGVSGLAKAATAAQANPEAVIAFIAVELCSLTLIRTDFSKSNFIGSSLFSDGVCACIIKGDHHATNQPLKYIAAGSKLYPNSLDVMGWDFNYEGFKVLFSKDIPTLIHQYVKDDIETFLAKNGLGLSDIRSFIFHPGGKKVLDAYNDALQIEGDFLKYTREVMSNYGNMSSATVLYVLERFMQQGIESGYALMLAMGPGFSSEMVLLKK; the protein is encoded by the coding sequence ATGCCCTATATCGCGTCAGCAGCAAAAATTGATTTTGAACACAAAGCAGATCAGCAACAGGTAAAAGAAAGGGTGCGAGAAATGTTCGCCCCCACCTTCCCACAAATAGAAAGATTGATAGCCGCATTTGATAATACTGAAATTATTACTCGTAATTTTTGTCAGCCGCTCAATTGGTATAATCAGCCTCTTAGTTTTGAACAACGGAATAATGCCTACATAGAAATTTCTTTAGAAAATTCTATCATTGCTCTTGAGCAGGCCTGCGAGCGCGCCGGCGTTACCCCAGATCAACTTACCGATATCTATTTTGTATCTACCACCGGCCTGGCTACGCCCAGTATAGACGCACGCATCATCAATAAAATGGGGCTCAATCCCAACATCAACCGTACCCCAATATGGGGATTAGGTTGCGCAGGTGGTGTGTCAGGATTGGCAAAAGCCGCCACAGCCGCTCAGGCAAATCCCGAGGCGGTAATAGCTTTTATCGCAGTGGAGTTATGCTCATTGACCCTCATCCGCACCGACTTTAGCAAGAGCAATTTCATCGGTTCCAGCCTGTTCTCAGACGGGGTTTGTGCCTGTATCATCAAAGGCGATCATCATGCTACCAATCAACCTTTAAAATACATCGCCGCAGGCAGTAAGCTTTATCCAAACTCGTTAGATGTGATGGGCTGGGACTTCAACTATGAAGGATTTAAAGTGCTGTTTTCTAAAGACATACCAACATTGATTCATCAATACGTTAAAGATGATATCGAAACGTTCTTGGCCAAAAACGGGCTCGGGTTAAGCGATATTAGAAGCTTCATTTTCCATCCCGGAGGCAAGAAAGTTTTGGATGCCTACAACGATGCCTTACAAATTGAGGGCGACTTTTTAAAATACACTCGCGAGGTGATGAGCAACTACGGCAATATGTCTAGTGCAACGGTGCTTTATGTTTTGGAACGGTTTATGCAACAAGGTATAGAGAGCGGCTACGCGCTGATGCTGGCAATGGGGCCAGGCTTTAGCAGCGAAATGGTTTTACTCAAAAAATAA
- a CDS encoding isoprenylcysteine carboxyl methyltransferase family protein, whose amino-acid sequence MTGKYFITFVIFLIVLRLMELFMSSRNAKWLTSNGAVEYGQKHYPFMVSMHTLFIVSLLIEHQFKYGNTPNGGPVSLALLFTFIAVLAFKFWTLSTLGVYWTTRLYRIPNSEPITAGPYRFVRHPNYIEVIAEILVAPLIFHLYFTLILFTLLNAWMLSVRIKEENRIWQLQA is encoded by the coding sequence ATGACCGGCAAATACTTTATCACCTTCGTTATCTTCTTGATTGTGTTGCGTTTGATGGAATTATTTATGTCATCGCGTAATGCCAAATGGCTCACCAGCAATGGCGCTGTTGAATATGGCCAGAAACACTACCCTTTTATGGTATCTATGCATACCTTGTTCATTGTATCGCTATTAATTGAACATCAATTTAAGTACGGTAACACTCCAAACGGCGGCCCGGTAAGCCTGGCACTATTGTTCACCTTTATAGCAGTGCTGGCCTTTAAATTCTGGACACTGAGTACGCTAGGCGTTTATTGGACGACCAGGCTCTACCGCATACCCAATAGTGAGCCCATTACCGCCGGGCCCTACCGCTTTGTACGCCATCCTAATTATATAGAGGTGATTGCAGAGATACTGGTCGCCCCGCTGATCTTCCACTTATATTTTACCCTGATTCTATTCACGCTACTGAATGCCTGGATGCTCTCAGTAAGAATAAAGGAAGAAAATCGCATTTGGCAATTGCAAGCTTAA
- a CDS encoding sigma-54 dependent transcriptional regulator: protein MAKILIIDDERAIRNTLREILEYEDYTVDDVDNGIDGLAMIRDNDYDLILCDIKMNRMDGMEVLTEGLLIKPDLPFIMISGHGTVETAIEASKKGAFDFISKPPDLNRLLITVRNALDRGSLVTEAKTLKRKVSKVRPILGESQAIHKIKETIDRVAPTDARVLITGANGSGKELVARWLHEKSNRANAHIIEVNCAAIPSELIESELFGHEKGSFTSAVKQRIGKFESASGGTLFLDEIGDMSLSAQAKVLRALQENKITRVGGEKEIDVDVRVVAATNKDLLKEIEAGNFRMDLYHRLSVILIHVPPLTERRDDIALLTEHFLDEICAEYGMPVKRVSDDALEALKALPWTGNIRELRNMVERLIILSDKIITDADVRVFANPSATIAVTSGAAMPAASNQPDFEQFKNFQEYKDFAEREYIKFKLEKNNWNVSKTADDIDIQRSHLYSKIEKFGLKRGE from the coding sequence ATGGCTAAAATCTTAATTATTGACGATGAGCGGGCAATCCGCAATACCCTGCGCGAAATTTTAGAATACGAAGATTATACAGTTGACGACGTGGACAATGGCATTGATGGCCTGGCCATGATTCGCGACAATGATTACGACCTGATCCTTTGCGATATCAAGATGAACCGGATGGACGGCATGGAAGTGCTAACCGAAGGTCTCCTCATTAAACCCGACCTGCCTTTTATCATGATCTCTGGTCATGGCACGGTAGAAACCGCCATAGAGGCCAGCAAAAAAGGTGCGTTTGACTTTATCTCTAAACCACCCGACCTTAACCGATTGCTGATTACTGTACGCAACGCCTTAGATCGCGGTAGCCTGGTAACTGAAGCCAAAACGCTGAAACGCAAAGTATCAAAAGTTAGACCGATACTGGGCGAATCGCAAGCCATTCATAAAATTAAAGAAACTATTGACCGCGTGGCCCCTACCGATGCCCGCGTGTTAATTACTGGCGCCAATGGCAGCGGTAAAGAACTGGTTGCCCGTTGGCTGCACGAAAAATCAAACCGGGCTAATGCGCATATTATTGAGGTTAACTGTGCGGCTATCCCGTCAGAACTAATTGAGAGTGAGCTGTTCGGACACGAGAAAGGATCGTTCACATCGGCCGTTAAGCAGCGCATCGGCAAGTTTGAATCGGCCAGTGGTGGCACCTTGTTTTTGGACGAGATTGGCGACATGAGCCTTTCTGCCCAGGCTAAAGTATTGCGTGCACTGCAGGAAAATAAGATTACACGCGTGGGCGGCGAAAAAGAGATTGACGTAGATGTACGTGTGGTTGCGGCAACCAATAAAGATTTGCTGAAAGAAATAGAAGCCGGCAACTTCCGTATGGACTTGTACCATCGTTTGAGCGTGATCCTGATTCACGTGCCGCCGCTTACTGAACGTCGGGATGACATCGCCCTTTTAACTGAGCATTTCCTGGATGAAATTTGTGCAGAATATGGGATGCCGGTAAAACGCGTATCTGATGATGCATTGGAAGCATTGAAAGCCCTCCCGTGGACTGGCAACATCCGCGAGCTGCGTAACATGGTAGAGCGATTGATCATTCTGAGCGATAAGATCATCACCGATGCCGATGTGCGCGTGTTTGCTAATCCTTCGGCAACCATAGCTGTTACCAGCGGCGCAGCAATGCCCGCTGCATCCAATCAGCCAGATTTTGAACAGTTTAAAAACTTCCAGGAGTATAAAGATTTTGCCGAGCGTGAGTACATTAAGTTCAAACTGGAAAAAAACAATTGGAACGTATCTAAAACTGCTGACGATATTGATATTCAACGCAGTCACCTGTATAGTAAGATTGAGAAGTTTGGCTTGAAGCGAGGTGAGTAA
- a CDS encoding diiron oxygenase, giving the protein MQDKTIERLIRISKEHPLMPETYVPWQTERQADEVYLPEKLLSLEGTPIFDTLTPAQKLELGRHEIVQVMFSYSWGEALFCVFMSKYLLTLKPTDAEHRFLLRELIEEYRHQEMFAQAITHLGGEPLKQSRAHRFVGTFTTKYLPADYLFMGSLSVELITDMYGNHARRYPATYLVLRKIFDLHNIEEGRHIVFTKWLLKRYTEKAGYIKRSLYSFVILLNIYFVRTMYVKREIYERIGLSNTDDVYKVAFKNYRQKFAENCMKDIIEFVSEWNGFNRVTRWAWRWLLGAEI; this is encoded by the coding sequence ATGCAGGACAAAACCATCGAGCGTCTGATCAGGATCAGCAAAGAGCATCCGCTGATGCCGGAAACCTATGTGCCCTGGCAAACAGAACGGCAGGCTGATGAGGTATATCTGCCCGAAAAACTGCTATCGCTGGAGGGGACGCCCATTTTTGATACCCTCACCCCTGCTCAAAAGCTAGAACTGGGTCGACATGAAATTGTGCAGGTGATGTTCTCGTATAGCTGGGGTGAGGCTTTATTCTGCGTGTTTATGAGCAAATACCTGCTTACGCTAAAGCCCACAGATGCAGAGCACCGCTTTCTGCTGCGCGAGCTGATTGAAGAATACCGTCACCAGGAAATGTTTGCCCAGGCTATTACGCATCTGGGCGGCGAACCGCTGAAACAATCGCGCGCGCATAGGTTTGTCGGCACGTTTACCACCAAATATCTCCCGGCAGATTATCTGTTTATGGGCAGCCTCTCGGTAGAATTAATTACCGACATGTATGGCAACCACGCCCGCCGATATCCCGCAACTTACCTGGTGCTCCGCAAGATCTTTGATCTGCATAATATTGAGGAGGGCCGGCACATTGTGTTTACCAAATGGCTATTGAAACGCTATACCGAAAAAGCCGGTTACATTAAGCGCAGCTTGTATAGTTTTGTTATTCTGCTTAATATTTACTTTGTGCGCACCATGTACGTAAAGCGCGAGATTTATGAACGCATAGGGCTATCAAATACAGACGATGTCTACAAAGTCGCCTTCAAAAACTACAGGCAGAAGTTTGCCGAGAACTGCATGAAGGATATTATTGAGTTTGTATCAGAATGGAACGGCTTTAACCGCGTTACACGCTGGGCCTGGCGCTGGTTGCTGGGAGCCGAGATTTAA